Proteins encoded within one genomic window of Empedobacter falsenii:
- a CDS encoding DUF262 domain-containing protein, whose product MSDKINISIYFNKGTFVIPDYQRGYKWSVKDKEMSSLDFFMDSLIEAYNTNVNEYFIEAVTVVEEANTIILVDGQQRTTSLFLLFAVLEKFDFIKNKLIYDVRVDSHIWLSNLINNNLDVCLDENLNDDQDIHYFKKAIKEIILKLEKINKDDFFNFINEKVFLLFNPIPKEKAITTFISLNGLKAIMKDEELIKSDLLIKSSRQENIPYTNEIHKVSSEWRINEDRGRLARNWDKWLYWWNTEKVKKYFNVGDNHPLYYLLVTYWKINLDDSNNVKDFSFDKFKNQFINNAKEAKFHFEGLRKLQKTFEDLYNDTYSHNFLGIILKTSNSREAALHYFLNSKSDKKISLEEYAKWSLVGTTHLEIINNERDNDNSILIRLKKATDSISLISEKYVYSKMDGEDFNDRRKEFAFRFLLLLNLLEDNKLKRKFDYSIWDNRSLEHIYPKSKANNLNFDNDAYKEASIHSIGNLVLLYGRDNSSFGAKDYQDKKNTYFNTSEDFKSRNLLHTISVFANSKWQEIEIVQNREKTITQLNHYYGIN is encoded by the coding sequence ATGAGTGATAAAATAAATATATCAATATATTTTAATAAAGGAACATTTGTTATACCTGATTATCAAAGAGGTTATAAATGGTCAGTAAAAGATAAAGAAATGAGTTCTTTAGATTTCTTTATGGATAGTTTAATTGAAGCGTATAATACGAATGTAAATGAATATTTTATAGAGGCAGTAACTGTTGTTGAAGAAGCTAATACAATCATATTAGTTGATGGTCAACAAAGAACAACATCTTTATTTTTATTATTTGCCGTTTTAGAAAAATTTGATTTTATTAAAAATAAATTAATATACGATGTAAGAGTAGATTCGCATATTTGGTTGAGTAATCTAATAAATAATAATCTAGATGTTTGTTTAGATGAAAATTTGAATGATGATCAAGATATTCATTATTTTAAAAAAGCAATAAAGGAGATTATTTTAAAACTTGAAAAAATTAATAAAGATGATTTTTTTAATTTCATCAATGAAAAAGTTTTTCTCTTATTTAATCCAATCCCTAAGGAAAAAGCTATAACTACATTTATTTCTTTAAATGGATTAAAAGCAATAATGAAAGATGAAGAACTGATTAAATCAGATCTATTAATAAAATCATCAAGACAAGAAAATATACCTTATACCAATGAGATTCATAAAGTATCATCTGAATGGAGAATTAACGAAGATAGAGGAAGATTAGCTCGAAATTGGGATAAATGGTTGTATTGGTGGAATACTGAAAAAGTTAAAAAATACTTTAACGTTGGAGATAATCACCCATTGTATTATTTATTAGTTACTTACTGGAAGATTAATTTAGATGATTCTAATAATGTGAAAGATTTTTCTTTTGATAAATTCAAAAACCAATTTATTAATAATGCTAAGGAAGCAAAATTTCACTTTGAAGGTTTAAGAAAATTACAAAAAACTTTTGAGGATCTTTATAATGATACATATTCTCATAATTTTTTAGGCATAATTCTAAAAACAAGCAATTCTAGAGAAGCTGCATTACATTATTTTTTAAATTCTAAAAGTGATAAAAAAATATCTTTAGAAGAATATGCTAAATGGTCACTAGTGGGTACAACACATCTAGAAATAATTAATAATGAAAGAGACAATGATAATTCTATTTTAATAAGATTAAAAAAAGCTACTGATAGTATAAGCCTTATTTCTGAGAAATATGTGTATTCAAAGATGGATGGTGAGGATTTTAATGATAGAAGAAAAGAATTTGCATTTAGATTTTTACTATTACTTAATCTACTTGAAGATAATAAGTTGAAAAGGAAATTTGATTATTCTATTTGGGATAACAGATCCTTGGAACATATATACCCAAAATCGAAAGCAAACAATTTAAACTTTGATAATGATGCTTATAAAGAAGCGAGTATACATTCTATAGGAAACTTAGTTTTATTATATGGTAGAGATAATTCTTCATTTGGAGCGAAAGATTATCAAGATAAAAAAAACACATATTTTAATACTTCTGAAGATTTTAAAAGTAGAAATTTATTACATACTATTTCTGTTTTTGCAAATTCGAAATGGCAAGAAATTGAAATAGTACAAAACAGAGAAAAAACAATTACGCAACTAAATCATTATTATGGAATTAATTAA
- a CDS encoding DUF262 domain-containing protein encodes MELINTQEYSLSQLFTTKNRKIVIPDFQRDYCWGDQTHGEKHNIDIVSSFIDTLIDEFNENNNVDVILGKIDVYEYPNNFINLTDGQQRITTLYLLLGMLYKFENKSDTKNLIKNCLCSEVNEPYLQYAVRESTIFFLNDLVNEFFFNGENLTAVDIINQPWYFSEYNLDPSIQSMLSALQTIEKRKKQLTVKGFSNFLINHIKIQYYDVQEKKHGEERFVIINTTGKSLTTSENLKPILLASNQNKLFAEQWEIRETFFWKNRNIKEIIADDGVNDFLSWCFKIIDKQDDIDIIRKAKVLYKSKSIDFNTEYYLKQIQKIFNSLEKLVEYCQEDDFKRLFNQINDNKDISNLSDIRNLSYEKLHNVILPLLAFITKFEDDKINSLKFLRRLRKNYFDLKWLDRNSNYVDWRYVLQIIEKSNTTQQVFNFNENKITLTPIQNVKLNQWFNIEEQLKVRLTEHSLKIEEWEDHEDFMGDLSFLFKVQNIKNDENIIPNLDLDSSVDFDKLKMVFNNYKATIDLISSTNSAVNNIKLSNMFRLFRLYIGCNSVGHIYRASWDFEGVLFSTLNREHLFKLEYMKLLKSDDLLSYATNFIKNKIKENDIFNLQQFSAEKLINAWLTLKVFYANHKDVLLNFYDGNETGVSAYVKQNDNRLLDDQDFLIENSICGFAVRSGFGGGNYVHYTNEGLWCKSDIIDTPFSDIAFIKENRTVEQLHKNKNTIEFIINTLINA; translated from the coding sequence ATGGAATTAATTAACACGCAAGAATATTCTCTTTCTCAACTTTTTACTACTAAAAATCGTAAGATTGTTATTCCTGATTTTCAAAGAGATTATTGTTGGGGAGATCAAACGCATGGAGAAAAACATAATATAGATATTGTAAGTAGTTTCATTGATACATTAATTGATGAGTTTAATGAGAATAATAATGTAGATGTAATCTTAGGAAAAATAGATGTGTATGAATATCCAAATAACTTTATAAATCTAACCGATGGTCAACAGCGAATAACTACATTATATTTATTATTAGGTATGCTGTATAAATTTGAAAATAAATCTGATACAAAAAACTTAATTAAAAATTGTTTATGCTCTGAAGTAAATGAACCTTATTTACAATATGCAGTGAGAGAAAGTACGATCTTTTTTTTAAATGATTTAGTAAATGAATTCTTTTTTAATGGTGAAAATTTAACCGCAGTAGATATTATCAACCAGCCTTGGTATTTCTCTGAATATAATTTAGATCCTTCTATTCAAAGTATGTTATCAGCACTGCAAACAATTGAAAAAAGAAAGAAGCAACTTACTGTTAAAGGTTTTTCAAATTTTTTGATCAATCATATTAAAATTCAATATTACGATGTTCAAGAAAAAAAACATGGAGAAGAGCGTTTTGTAATTATAAATACAACAGGAAAAAGCCTTACTACATCAGAAAACTTAAAGCCAATTTTATTAGCGAGTAATCAAAATAAATTATTTGCTGAACAATGGGAAATACGTGAAACATTTTTTTGGAAGAATAGAAACATAAAAGAAATAATTGCCGATGATGGTGTTAATGATTTTTTAAGTTGGTGTTTTAAAATTATTGATAAACAGGATGATATTGATATTATAAGAAAAGCTAAGGTCCTTTATAAAAGCAAATCAATTGATTTTAATACTGAATATTATTTAAAGCAAATTCAAAAAATATTTAATTCCCTTGAAAAATTAGTAGAATATTGTCAAGAAGATGATTTTAAAAGATTATTTAATCAAATTAATGATAATAAAGATATAAGTAACTTAAGTGATATAAGAAATCTCTCGTACGAGAAACTTCATAATGTGATATTACCATTACTAGCTTTTATTACAAAATTTGAAGATGATAAAATAAATTCATTGAAATTTTTGAGACGATTACGTAAAAATTATTTTGATTTAAAGTGGCTGGATCGTAACAGTAATTATGTGGACTGGCGATATGTTTTACAAATTATTGAGAAATCTAATACCACACAACAGGTTTTTAACTTTAATGAGAACAAAATTACACTTACTCCAATTCAAAATGTTAAATTAAATCAATGGTTTAATATTGAGGAACAGTTAAAAGTAAGGTTAACGGAGCATAGTTTAAAAATTGAAGAATGGGAAGACCATGAGGATTTTATGGGCGATTTGTCATTTTTATTTAAAGTCCAAAATATTAAAAATGATGAAAATATAATCCCAAATTTAGATTTGGATTCATCTGTTGATTTTGATAAATTAAAAATGGTATTCAATAATTATAAAGCCACGATAGATCTTATAAGTTCAACTAATAGTGCAGTCAATAATATAAAACTTTCAAATATGTTTAGATTGTTTAGACTATATATTGGCTGTAATAGTGTTGGTCATATTTACAGAGCGTCATGGGATTTCGAAGGTGTACTATTTTCTACATTAAACCGCGAACATTTATTCAAATTAGAATATATGAAGTTGTTAAAGTCAGATGATTTATTAAGTTATGCGACTAATTTTATTAAAAATAAAATTAAAGAAAATGATATTTTTAATCTTCAACAATTTTCTGCAGAAAAACTAATAAATGCTTGGTTAACATTAAAAGTGTTCTATGCAAATCATAAAGACGTTTTACTTAATTTTTATGATGGGAACGAAACAGGTGTATCTGCTTATGTCAAACAAAATGATAATCGACTATTAGATGATCAAGATTTTTTAATAGAAAATTCAATCTGTGGTTTTGCAGTAAGAAGCGGTTTTGGAGGTGGTAATTATGTACATTATACCAATGAAGGTTTATGGTGTAAATCAGATATCATTGATACTCCTTTTTCAGATATTGCTTTTATAAAAGAAAATAGAACAGTAGAGCAATTACATAAAAATAAAAATACAATTGAATTTATTATTAACACTTTAATAAATGCCTAA
- a CDS encoding type I restriction endonuclease subunit R yields MNEANTRKDIIDLKLQDAGWNINDLTQVVKEYDIKIKATAEVHEPEMIYNKHQFSDYVLLGKNGKPLAVIEAKKTAIDPKLGREQAKQYCYNIKKETNGDLPFCFYTNGDEIYFWDLENYPPKKVVGFPTRDDLERYLYLRKNRKPLASELINSNIAGRDYQIHAIRSILEGIEKKKSKFLLVMATGTGKTRTTIALVDALMRAGWVQRVLFLVDRNALRNQALDAFKEFLPNEPAWPKKGEKSIAKDRRVYTATYPTMLNIIRDDENSLSPHFFDLIVVDESHRSIYNTYQEVLDYFNTITVGLTATPTNVIDHNTFKLFDCEDGVPTYAYTYEEAVNNDPPYLCDFQVMKIQTKFQEDGISKRTISLEDQKKLILEGKEVAEINFEGTELEKTVINKGTNVTIVKEFMEEAIKDPNGVLPGKTIFFCSTKNHARRIEEIFDALYPEYHGELAKVLVSDDPRVYGDDGLLAQFKKKDMPRIAISVDMLDTGIDIRELVNLVFAKPVFSYTKFWQMIGRGTRTLEQSKLQPWCPEKDTFLIMDCWDNFEYFKLNPKGKELKAQIPLPVRYVGLRIEKIKKAFEKEENQIAEKEIVELRKQIDLLPLQSVTVQEAIKEINTVKEDDFWKDLSNDKIEYLTHTIKPLFKTLSQTDFKEMRFKKDILEISLAHLAEETEKFDTLKENIINMVSELPLSINTVAKHSFFIKQIQSNHYWSLINDDAMDKLAEIIAPLMKFKEKKSAINSQVQLNLQDVLKTKEMVEFGPQNEAVSITKYRELVESRIAELTASNPILQKLKAGDTISESEAEKLAAELHEDDPHITINLLRKVYNHQKANFIQFIKHILGIEILKSIEEEVSTAVQQFISEHTYLTTRQIEFLNLLKDYIIERGNIEKRDLVQAPFTIIHPKGIRGIFSPTEIQEILKITEKFAA; encoded by the coding sequence ATGAACGAAGCAAATACAAGGAAAGATATTATCGATTTAAAACTGCAAGATGCGGGATGGAATATCAATGATCTTACGCAAGTAGTCAAAGAATATGATATTAAGATAAAAGCAACGGCTGAAGTTCATGAGCCTGAAATGATTTACAATAAACATCAATTTTCTGATTATGTTCTGTTAGGTAAAAATGGAAAACCTCTAGCAGTTATTGAGGCTAAAAAAACAGCTATTGATCCAAAGTTAGGAAGAGAACAAGCAAAACAATATTGCTATAATATTAAAAAAGAAACCAATGGAGACTTACCATTTTGTTTCTATACAAATGGTGATGAAATATATTTTTGGGACTTAGAGAATTATCCACCTAAAAAGGTTGTGGGTTTTCCTACGAGAGACGATTTAGAAAGATATTTATATCTAAGAAAAAATAGAAAGCCTTTAGCTTCAGAACTTATTAACTCGAACATAGCAGGTAGAGATTATCAAATTCATGCCATTCGTTCTATTTTGGAAGGAATTGAAAAAAAGAAATCCAAGTTTCTTTTAGTTATGGCTACAGGTACGGGTAAAACGAGAACTACGATTGCATTAGTTGATGCTTTAATGAGAGCCGGTTGGGTACAAAGAGTATTATTTTTAGTAGATCGTAACGCCTTAAGAAATCAAGCTTTAGATGCCTTTAAAGAATTTTTACCCAATGAACCTGCATGGCCTAAAAAAGGTGAAAAATCAATAGCAAAAGATAGAAGAGTTTATACAGCTACTTATCCAACAATGTTAAATATTATTCGTGATGATGAAAATTCGTTGTCACCACACTTTTTTGATTTAATTGTTGTAGATGAGAGTCATCGATCTATTTATAATACGTATCAAGAGGTATTAGACTATTTCAATACAATTACTGTGGGTTTAACGGCTACACCAACCAATGTAATTGATCACAATACATTTAAATTATTTGATTGTGAAGATGGTGTTCCTACCTATGCTTATACGTATGAAGAAGCTGTAAACAATGACCCTCCATACCTTTGTGATTTCCAGGTGATGAAAATTCAAACAAAATTTCAAGAAGATGGAATCAGTAAAAGGACAATAAGTTTAGAAGATCAAAAGAAATTAATTTTAGAAGGAAAAGAAGTCGCTGAAATTAATTTTGAAGGGACTGAACTAGAGAAAACAGTAATAAACAAAGGAACCAATGTTACTATTGTCAAAGAATTCATGGAAGAAGCTATCAAAGATCCTAACGGAGTTCTTCCTGGTAAAACCATCTTTTTCTGTTCTACAAAAAATCATGCAAGAAGAATCGAAGAAATCTTTGATGCACTGTATCCCGAATACCATGGCGAGTTAGCAAAAGTATTAGTCTCAGATGATCCAAGAGTGTACGGGGATGACGGTTTATTAGCACAATTCAAGAAAAAAGATATGCCTCGTATTGCCATTAGTGTGGATATGTTAGATACAGGGATAGACATTAGAGAGTTAGTGAACTTAGTGTTTGCTAAACCTGTTTTCTCCTATACTAAATTTTGGCAGATGATTGGTAGAGGTACGCGTACATTAGAACAATCTAAACTGCAACCATGGTGTCCAGAAAAAGATACTTTCTTAATTATGGATTGTTGGGATAATTTTGAATATTTTAAACTAAACCCAAAAGGAAAAGAGTTAAAAGCTCAAATCCCATTACCAGTTCGCTATGTTGGTTTGCGTATAGAGAAAATTAAAAAAGCGTTCGAAAAAGAAGAAAATCAAATCGCAGAGAAAGAGATTGTAGAACTACGTAAACAAATAGATTTGTTACCATTACAATCAGTTACTGTGCAAGAGGCAATCAAAGAAATAAATACGGTCAAAGAGGATGATTTTTGGAAAGATTTATCCAACGATAAAATAGAATATCTAACGCATACGATAAAACCATTATTCAAAACACTTTCTCAAACAGATTTTAAAGAAATGCGTTTCAAGAAGGATATTTTAGAAATTTCATTAGCGCATTTAGCAGAAGAAACGGAGAAGTTTGATACTTTAAAAGAGAACATTATCAACATGGTAAGCGAACTGCCCCTTTCTATTAATACTGTTGCAAAGCATTCATTTTTTATCAAGCAAATTCAATCCAATCATTACTGGTCTTTGATAAATGACGATGCAATGGACAAACTTGCTGAAATAATAGCACCTTTAATGAAATTTAAAGAGAAAAAAAGTGCAATCAACAGTCAGGTTCAGTTAAATTTGCAGGATGTTCTTAAAACAAAAGAAATGGTGGAATTTGGTCCACAGAACGAAGCCGTGAGTATTACAAAATACCGTGAATTAGTTGAAAGCAGAATTGCTGAATTAACAGCGAGTAACCCTATTCTTCAAAAATTAAAAGCAGGTGATACAATTTCTGAAAGTGAAGCTGAAAAATTAGCAGCTGAACTTCACGAAGACGATCCCCATATTACAATTAATTTATTGCGTAAAGTTTATAATCATCAAAAGGCAAACTTTATTCAATTTATTAAACACATTTTAGGAATTGAAATCTTAAAAAGTATAGAAGAAGAAGTAAGTACGGCAGTTCAACAATTCATTTCAGAGCATACTTATTTAACGACTCGACAAATCGAGTTTTTAAATTTATTAAAAGATTATATCATAGAAAGAGGCAATATAGAGAAAAGAGATTTAGTACAAGCTCCATTTACTATTATACACCCCAAAGGGATTCGTGGGATTTTTTCACCCACAGAAATCCAAGAAATATTAAAAATAACAGAAAAATTCGCAGCATAA
- a CDS encoding class I SAM-dependent DNA methyltransferase: MSLINSNPLIASKINDLWNKFWSGGISNPLTAIEQITYLLFMKKIDENDLENIANAEFTEEQYTSIFEGIYILPQDRPRQDATAEEIAQITSTKGIDKESLRWSQFKRRPAEEMLTHVQQYVFPFIKELDNEEASFTKHMANAVFIIPKPSLLVEAIESIDAIYEEMEKDATENGQDFQDIQGDIYEMLLSEIASAGKNGQFRTPRHIIKLLVELVDPQLGQKIADPACGTGGFLLGAYQYMITQLDKDKEAKSPDEDGFIRSSRSALLTEEVKEILGKSLYGFDIDQTMVRLGLMNLMMHGITTPQIDYKDTLSKAYSEDAQYDIILANPPFTGNIDKGDINEDLTLKTTKTELLFIERIYNMLKMGGTAGIIIPQGVLFGTGNAFIEARKLMIENSELKAVVTAPSGVFKPYAGVSTALLIFTKGGTTENVWFYDMESDGYSLDDKRNKLPGNGDLQDIIQQYKGRNPSAAQDRKAKFFSVPKAEIVEAKYDLSFSKYKEEVFDEIAYEDPKIILAKLIGEDGKGGLEKEIMDGLRELKSFL, translated from the coding sequence ATGAGTTTAATTAACAGTAACCCACTAATTGCATCCAAAATTAATGACCTATGGAATAAATTCTGGAGTGGTGGTATATCAAACCCATTAACAGCAATAGAGCAAATTACATATTTGCTTTTTATGAAGAAGATAGATGAAAATGATTTAGAGAATATTGCGAATGCAGAATTTACTGAAGAACAATATACTTCTATTTTTGAAGGAATATATATTCTTCCACAAGATAGACCAAGACAAGATGCTACGGCTGAGGAAATTGCACAAATAACAAGTACTAAAGGTATTGATAAGGAATCTTTAAGATGGAGTCAGTTTAAAAGACGACCAGCTGAAGAAATGCTTACTCATGTACAACAATATGTTTTTCCTTTTATCAAAGAATTAGATAATGAAGAGGCTTCGTTTACCAAACACATGGCAAATGCAGTTTTCATTATTCCTAAGCCTTCTTTACTTGTAGAGGCAATCGAATCTATCGATGCCATTTATGAGGAGATGGAGAAAGATGCTACAGAGAATGGTCAAGATTTTCAAGATATCCAAGGAGATATTTATGAGATGTTATTAAGCGAAATAGCATCAGCAGGTAAAAATGGGCAGTTCCGTACACCAAGACATATCATCAAATTGTTAGTAGAATTGGTAGATCCTCAATTAGGGCAAAAAATTGCCGATCCAGCTTGTGGTACTGGTGGTTTTTTACTGGGAGCATATCAATACATGATTACGCAACTAGATAAAGATAAAGAAGCGAAGTCACCAGATGAAGATGGGTTCATAAGAAGCAGTCGCAGTGCATTGCTAACAGAAGAAGTAAAAGAGATTTTAGGTAAAAGTTTGTATGGTTTTGATATCGATCAAACCATGGTGCGTTTAGGGTTAATGAACTTAATGATGCACGGAATTACGACTCCTCAAATCGATTACAAGGATACGTTAAGTAAGGCATATAGTGAAGACGCACAATACGATATTATTTTAGCTAACCCTCCATTTACAGGGAATATAGACAAAGGTGACATCAATGAAGACTTAACATTAAAAACAACGAAAACAGAATTATTATTCATAGAGCGTATTTATAATATGCTTAAAATGGGTGGTACTGCTGGTATTATTATCCCACAAGGGGTTTTATTCGGTACAGGAAATGCCTTTATCGAAGCGCGTAAATTAATGATCGAAAATTCGGAGTTAAAAGCAGTGGTTACAGCACCTAGTGGTGTGTTTAAACCATATGCCGGCGTTAGTACGGCCTTATTAATCTTTACAAAAGGCGGTACAACCGAAAATGTGTGGTTTTACGATATGGAATCGGATGGTTACTCATTAGATGATAAACGTAACAAACTACCTGGTAATGGAGATCTGCAAGATATCATTCAACAATACAAAGGGAGAAATCCTTCAGCTGCACAAGACCGTAAAGCAAAATTCTTTTCAGTTCCAAAAGCCGAAATTGTAGAGGCTAAATACGATTTAAGTTTTTCTAAATACAAAGAAGAAGTCTTTGACGAAATAGCTTACGAAGATCCTAAAATCATCTTAGCAAAATTAATTGGTGAAGATGGTAAGGGTGGTTTGGAAAAAGAGATTATGGATGGGTTACGTGAATTGAAAAGCTTTTTATAG
- a CDS encoding restriction endonuclease subunit S, with amino-acid sequence MGYKFTYKSLAELCQINLGKTPSRNKPEYWGEGVNWVSISDLKDKYISNTKEQITEEAITGANCKIVKKGTLLMSFKLSIGKLAFTEIDLFTNEAIAALPIIDESILDKDYLYYVLKFIPLVGGNQAVMGKTLNKQSLSNLQIPLPPTIDDQKRIAKVLSDCEAIIQKRKQSIDLLDELIQATFLDMFGNVLTNSKKYPTKKFSDIIKLKRGYDLPTSNRIAGDFPLCASNGIIDYVNEFKAIGPGLITGRSGTIGKVSLVNDNYWPLNTTLYSENYVGNPLYLKYFLQNFKLERFSNGAGVPTLNRNLFSNVDVMDVPIANQNSFGEIVSTINVSRDLKVKCLNELKNLFESLSQRAFKGKLDLSKVDISAMDDEKKKPSSEVTDDTTTSEEKLAEDRNKIIESSKEVQNDGSYLIPALQEYIEQSKRVLEKVNTIIKAGSEEFNSLESDLKLVNFAGSLVEEHINTLTPWQVYQHSYVERYVKHIPQELTDKYPNINLFSRREFDYSTMTLEEYLGVPDDVVAKYGSVGNDTMDMHFFFKKYFSDKSFTIDEVEELYNRIVYDDGDWFKYKPMKKFIFEAMKGDDAFITQVFEEQIDPDNKEIPKKLIKLKLIE; translated from the coding sequence ATGGGATATAAATTTACTTATAAGTCTTTAGCAGAGCTTTGTCAGATTAATTTAGGAAAAACACCAAGCCGAAATAAACCTGAATATTGGGGTGAAGGAGTTAATTGGGTTAGTATTTCAGACCTAAAAGACAAATATATTTCTAATACCAAAGAACAAATTACAGAGGAAGCTATTACTGGTGCCAATTGTAAAATAGTTAAAAAAGGTACTTTGTTAATGAGCTTTAAGCTTAGTATTGGTAAACTAGCGTTTACAGAAATTGATTTATTTACCAATGAAGCTATTGCTGCATTACCAATAATAGATGAATCCATTTTAGATAAAGATTATTTATATTACGTACTAAAATTTATCCCTTTAGTAGGTGGTAACCAAGCGGTTATGGGTAAAACCTTAAATAAACAAAGTCTTTCTAATTTACAAATTCCTTTGCCTCCTACAATCGATGACCAAAAACGCATCGCTAAAGTACTATCTGATTGTGAAGCTATAATCCAAAAACGTAAGCAAAGTATTGATTTATTAGATGAATTAATCCAAGCTACTTTTTTAGATATGTTTGGAAATGTATTAACAAATTCGAAAAAATATCCAACGAAAAAGTTTAGTGACATAATTAAATTAAAAAGGGGCTACGATTTACCTACTAGTAATAGGATAGCTGGAGATTTTCCATTATGCGCTTCAAATGGTATTATAGATTATGTTAATGAATTCAAGGCTATTGGACCCGGACTAATTACAGGTCGTTCAGGTACTATAGGTAAGGTATCTTTAGTTAATGATAATTACTGGCCTCTTAACACTACTTTATATTCTGAGAATTATGTTGGTAATCCTTTGTATTTAAAGTATTTCTTGCAAAATTTTAAATTAGAAAGATTCTCCAATGGAGCTGGGGTACCTACTTTAAATAGGAATTTATTTTCAAATGTCGATGTTATGGATGTTCCAATTGCAAATCAGAACTCGTTTGGAGAAATAGTTAGTACAATTAATGTTTCTAGAGATTTAAAAGTTAAATGCCTTAATGAATTAAAAAACCTATTTGAAAGTTTAAGCCAAAGAGCATTTAAAGGAAAATTAGATTTAAGTAAAGTAGATATTTCAGCAATGGATGACGAAAAAAAAAAGCCCTCTTCAGAAGTAACAGATGATACTACAACATCAGAAGAAAAACTCGCTGAGGATAGAAATAAAATAATTGAAAGTAGTAAAGAGGTACAGAATGACGGTTCTTACCTAATACCTGCTTTACAAGAATACATAGAGCAATCAAAAAGAGTACTCGAAAAAGTAAATACTATAATTAAAGCTGGTTCTGAAGAATTTAATTCGTTAGAATCAGATCTTAAATTAGTAAATTTTGCAGGTTCATTGGTAGAAGAGCATATTAATACTTTAACACCTTGGCAAGTATATCAACACAGTTATGTTGAAAGATATGTAAAACATATACCACAAGAATTAACCGATAAATACCCTAATATAAACTTATTTTCAAGAAGAGAATTTGATTATTCAACTATGACTCTTGAAGAATATTTAGGTGTCCCTGATGATGTAGTGGCAAAATACGGTAGTGTCGGAAATGATACAATGGATATGCATTTCTTTTTCAAAAAATATTTCTCAGATAAATCTTTTACCATTGATGAAGTTGAAGAGTTATACAACAGAATCGTTTATGATGATGGAGATTGGTTTAAATACAAACCGATGAAAAAATTCATATTCGAGGCTATGAAAGGAGATGATGCATTTATTACGCAAGTATTTGAAGAGCAAATTGATCCAGACAATAAAGAAATACCTAAAAAACTAATTAAGCTCAAGTTAATTGAATGA